One window of the Onthophagus taurus isolate NC unplaced genomic scaffold, IU_Otau_3.0 ScKx7SY_16, whole genome shotgun sequence genome contains the following:
- the LOC111418203 gene encoding protein Fer3-like, with translation MRMSFAGESPWEANGTDYPNYSNEITPYGPLWDTHHCLSGQNHTLGSYPDILTAAFNSDLVWQRQQCGPLVASNRLRSQSGNSGSSQKKTRRRVATMAQRRAANIRERRRMFNLNEAFDKLRRKVPTFAYEKRLSRIETLRLAITYISFMTELLHGHSPEHKNGDLYPREYIPYGIIN, from the exons ATGAGAATGTCATTTGCTGGTGAGAGTCCATGGGAAGCTAat GGAACGGATTATCCGAATTATTCTAATGAAATAACCCCGTATGGTCCATTATGGGACACCCATCATTGCTTAAGCGGTCAAAATCACACTTTAGGATCGTATCCTGATATTTTAACGGCCGCTTTCAACTCGGATTTGGTGTGGCAAAGGCAACAGTGTGGGCCATTAGTTGCTTCGAATCGTTTAAGAAGTCAATCGGGGAATTCCGGGTCATCTCAAAAGAAAACGAGGCGCCGAGTCGCCACGATGGCCCAAAGAAGGGCTGCTAACATCCGCGAGAGGCGCcgaatgtttaatttaaatgaagCTTTCGATAAGTTGAGGAGGAAAGTTCCCACTTTTGCGTACGAAAAGAGATTGAGTAGAATTGAAACGTTGAGATTGGCGATTACTTATATTAGCTTTATGACGGAGTTGCTTCATGGGCATTCCCCCGAACACAAAAATGGGGATTTGTATCCGAGGGAATATATCCCATAtggtattattaattaa
- the LOC111418255 gene encoding putative leucine-rich repeat-containing protein DDB_G0290503 produces the protein MSMLAERKQKQRWSLNPRGKQWSEDSSKFGQKLMERMGWKHGKGLGANEDGLTENVKLNYKNDQKGMGYKETEQWTEHEDHFTQLLNTLNGDSNDNSKNDEVKVSSLHEKAENVKTRINYHKFTKGKDLSRYSEKDLANIFGRKNLKKEVKNKEKIEIKDDVNEKEGNLINKGSITDYFKRKLPQFGKFGDVGVKIGNNGVLTKEGSDTESEKCFGFGFNNDQVKLNEGKKRSLEEIDEFSVEKKVKIDENNETILSKDEIKLEKKKKKKNRLSETFISYSENDFSSSTMNEELKNNCHEESEVKKRKKKLKLDENGMSDCVKEQDIKCEEVIGEKDLDGDEMFVKKKKKCKKNKKENENLKFNNEDVAEIVEIKEEPNLTSKKKKKRKEKDIKDLVERENETVFNEKDEIVNEKEEIVNDINITSKKKKKKLKDNEIKVNSDLNSSNKRKLPNEDNDDVLEPPVKKKKSKKSKNNPQADVSTLGIINPSFDPNFNPQQIDLELRKRTKVIIEYENDDLSKNDSLKNEKSSKKSKSEKGIVNPSFEDLLPTVKNKSVQNGIDNPTLNVLEDSDLTLNVVTTPILKSERSISRLRKSVRFSKSNEEHIIPNNYMRERNELFDINTLVVEESIKEELKNKDSINNGFVNNGFDIRAIDKLSFFETDEKGGIDNPCFQPKGLDDKVNELSQRVENFEAKLDNDINEYKSNYQEVFVGCNDSVKEHIAVSEGVRLSFSNVTFGQNPSWMSRAETTAKKSYKHLIKGDIIVAFKSSNLHEITGYGVEKK, from the exons atgtcTATGTTAGCCGAAAGAAAGCAAAAACAGCGATGGAGTTTAAATCCGAGGGGAAAACAGTGGTCCGAAG attcATCAAAATTCGGGCAAAAATTGATGGAAAGAATGGGATGGAAGCACGGAAAAGGATTAGGCGCGAACGAGGATGGTTTAACAGAAAAcgtgaaattaaattataagaaCGATCAAAAAGGAATGGGTTATAAAGAGACGGAGCAATGGACGGAGCACGAAGATCATTTTACACAActattaaatacattaaacGGGGATTCAAAcgataattcaaaaaatgatgAGGTTAAAGTGAGCTCGTTACACGAAAAAGCCGAAAATGTGAAAACACGGATTAATTACCACAAATTTACGAAAGGGAAAGATTTGAGTCGATACTCGGAAAAAGATTTAGCAAAcatttttggaagaaaaaatttaaaaaaggaggttaaaaataaagaaaaaattgaaattaaagacgatgtaaatgaaaaagaaggaaatttgattaataaaggGTCCATTAcggattattttaaaagaaaattgccCCAATTTGGGAAATTTGGTGATGTTGGGGTTAAAATCGGAAATAATGGGGTGTTAACTAAGGAAGGTTCTGATACAGAGAGTGAGAAATGCTTCGGATTTGGATTTAATAATGATCAAGTTAAGTTGAATGAAGGAAAAAAGAGGAGTTTGGAGgaaattgatgaattttcgGTTGAGAAGAAagttaaaattgatgaaaataatgaaactaTTTTGTCCAAAGATGAGATAAAGTtggaaaaaaagaagaaaaagaaaaatagattatctgaaacttttatttcatactcggaaaatgatttttcttcGTCTACGATgaatgaagaattaaaaaataattgccATGaagaaagtgaggttaaaaaaaggaagaaaaaattaaaattggatgAAAACGGAATGAGTGATTGTGTAAAGGAACAAGATATTAAATGTGAAGAGGTAATTGGTGAAAAAGATTTGGATGGGGATGAAATGtttgttaaaaagaaaaagaaatgtaaaaaaaataaaaaagaaaatgaaaatttaaagtttaataatgAAGATGTTGCAGAGATTGTTGAAATCAAAGAGGaacctaacctaacctcaaaaaaaaagaaaaagaggaaagaaaaagatattaaagatTTAGTTGAAAGAGAAAATGAAActgtttttaatgaaaaagatgaaatagttaatgaaaaagaagaaatagttAATGACataaatataacctcaaaaaagaaaaagaaaaaattgaaagataacgaaattaaagttaattctGATTTAAATTCAtcgaataaaagaaaattaccgAACGAAGATAATGATGATGTTTTAGAACCGCctgttaaaaagaaaaaatcaaaaaagtcgAAAAATAATCCTCAAGCCGATGTGTCAACATTGGGAATAATAAATCCGAGTTTTGATCCAAACTTTAATCCCCAACAAATAGATTTGGAATTAAGGAAACGAACTAAAGTCATTATTGAATATGAAAATGACGATTTATCAAAGAATGATTCATTAAAGAACGAAAAATCATCGAAAAAATCTAAATCTGAAAAAGGAATTGTCAATCCTTCCTTCGAAGATTTATTACCAAccgtaaaaaataaaagtgtacAAAATGGGATTGATAATCCAACGTTAAATGTGTTGGAGGACTCAGATTTGACTTTAAATGTGGTTACAACGCCGATTTTAAAATCGGAACGATCGATTTCTCGGCTACGCAAATCGGTTCGATTTAGTAAATCGAATGAGGAGCATATTATTCCGAATAATTATATGCGAGAAAGAAACGAGTTGTTTGATATAAATACTTTGGTCGTTGAGGAAAGTATTAAagaggaattaaaaaacaaagattCAATTAATAACGGTTTTGTAAATAATGGATTTGATATCAGAGCGATTGATAAATTAAGTTTCTTTGAAACCGACGAAAAAGGTGGCATCGATAATCCATGTTTTCAACCTAAAGGATTAGATGATAAAGTTAACGAGTTGTCTCAACGGGTTGAAAATTTTGAGGCGAAATTAGATAATGATATAAACGAGTATAAAAGTAATTACCAAGAAGTTTTTGTTGGTTGTAACGATTCGGTTAAGGAACATATCGCAGTTTCCGAAGGGGTTAGATTAAGTTTTAGTAATGTTACGTTTGGCCAAAATCCTTCATGGATGAGTCGAGCTGAAACAACGGCAAAGAAATCTTATAAACATCTTATAAAAGGCGATATTATTGTTGCGTTTAAAAGTAGTAATTTGCATGAAATAACTGGGTatggtgttgaaaaaaaatga